The genome window CCGCCGCGCTGGAGATGCTGATCTCCGGCATGTTTTTCCACCTGCGCAGCCTGCGGGACAGCGATTTTGTTATGCGGATCATCCGGCAGGTCAAGGCCGCTAAAAATCCGGCCTCGCTGGAAGACATAGACGCGGCGGCTTTTTTCCCGAAACGCGCCGGACGCGCTTTGGAGAAATTAACTGATATACCGGAAGACCTGCTTTTACTTTTTAAACAGGCCGCGCCTAAAGTTTTGGCCGGATTAGCCATAGAAGAATTAACTGTCCTGCTGCTGTCCACAACCACGCCAGACTGGCTGGTCAGGATTATTTTATCCGATAAACGCCTATTGAACATGCTGGGACAGTTCGTTTATCCGTCTTACGGCTGGTTCTCTCTCCCCGAGGACAAAGTACCCGACGAGCAAAAAGAGGCGGAGCTGGACAAAGTAATGGAGCAAGCGCGCAAAGTTCTAGAGTGGGTAAATAAATGTCCGGCGGAATATTTGCCGGCAAGCATAGACCCGTGCCCTCTGGATGTGCAGGAATGTGCGGCAGGGAGATTAATCAAGGAACTAGACAAATTTCCGGCTGACAAGCTGCTGACTTTAGTATCTCTCGACATCCTGCCAGCTTGGTTTCGCAAGGCCGCTGAAAAACGTTTCACCGAGATTACCAGCTCCAACACCGGCATTTCCACCCGCAGACGCAGACACAGAAAATCCGAGAATTAAAATGTGAAACATGGAGTATGTCGGTCGGTGAGCGGAGTATCCTGCGGATACGCTGGCGAAGGGAGCGGAGTGTGTCGGTCAGTGACTGTAAGCCCGCTAGGGAGCGGAAAATCTGCCCTATTCAAATCGTATACTCCACCGCCGGACGCTGCGCGCCCAGTTGGAATTCTTCCAGCAGAGCTTCTTTGAGCCGCGCAAACTCCGCGCTGCCTCTGTCCCGCGGACGCGGCAGTTCCACGGGAATAATTTTTTTGATAATCCCCGGCCGCGAGGACATGATCACCACACGGTCGCCCAGATATACCGCTTCTTCCACATCGTGCGTGATCATGAGCATCGAGATTTTTTCTTTGCGCCAGATTTTTTCCAGTTCTTCCTGCATGTAAATGCGGGTCAGCGCGTCCAGCGCGCCCAGCGGCTCATCCAGCAAAAGCAGCTCGGGACGGTTGACCAGGGCGCGCGCTATGGCCACCCGCTGCGCCATGCCGCCAGACAGCTGATAGGGAAAAGCCTTTTCAAAACCGGTCAGGCCGACCAGCGCCAAATGCTGCCGGATCAGCGGCGCGCGTTGCGCCGGAGCCAGCTTGTGCAGGCCAAAAGCCACATTGTCCTCTACGCTCAGCCAGGGCAATAGGCGGTGCTCTTGAAAAACCACGCCGCGCTCCGGCCCGGGGCCGCGTATCGGCTCGCCGTTCAAACAGCACCGTCCGCTATAGTCCGTGTCCAGCCCCAGAATTATTCTCAAAAGCGTAGTCTTGCCGCAGCCGCTGGAACCGATGATCGAAACGAATTCACCAGATTTGACGGAGAGATCGATGTTCTCCAAAACCGGCAGAACTTTTTCTTCGATAATAAATTGTTTATTCAGCCCGCTGATCTCTAATTGGTCAGCCATATTAGCACCCGCCTCTCGTTCCTTCTTTTTTAAAACGCCGCAATAATTTTTGCTGCAAGAGTTCAATTAAATAATTCAAACTCAAAGTAACGACCACGATCAAAAACACTCCAGCAAAAACCACATCCATATAAAAAATTTCCCGCGCGTCGGAGATCAGCGCGCCCAAGCCCACCGGCGTGCTGATCATGATCTCGGCAGCCACCAGCAGTATCCAGGACATATTGAAACTCAAAACCACGCCGGTCAAAATGGACGGCAGCGCGGCCGGTAAAATAATTTTGCAGCAGGACTGCCAGAGTCCGAGCCGATAAACCTGTCCCAATTCCAAATACTGTTTGGGCACGCCGGCAATTCCAGCGTAGGTATTCAGCGCCATAGGTGTAAAAGCGCCCAGCGTGATAAAGGTAATGCGTCCAGCCTCGCCGGTGCCGCACCAGATAATGATCAACGGTATCCAGCCGACGAACGGCACTTGCCGCAAGGCGTGAAACAAAGGTAAAAATAAACGCTCCGCTTTGGGCGACAGCCCCAGCGCCAGACCGAAAAGAAAGCCCAAAATATTGCCCAGCGCAAAACCGCGAAAAACCCGGGCCACGCTAAGGGCCATAGCCAGACCTAAATTTGTCGAAAAATCAACTCTGCTGCCAGTGCGGAATAATTCCCACAAAGCTTCTAGCACGCTGCCGATAGACGGCACCAGACGCGGTTCGACCAGTTTAAATTCCGTAACGCTCAGCCAGAGCAGCAAAATACCGCCCGGCAAAAGATAGCTGTGCGGATCCCGCCAGAAACTTTTAGTTTGTTTCAAACCCGCGCTCATACTTTTTTATAACGCAGCAAGCGTTTCTCCAAACTGGACACGCCCGCATTCAGCAGGACGCCGATCACACCGATCACAATAACGCCGATCATCACCACATCCATCTGGAACAACTGCCGCCCCCAGGTCATCATAAAACCCACACCGACATCCGACGCCAGCAGTTCCGCGCCGACGACCATCATCCAGGCAATACCCAAACTCAAACGCAGTCCGGTAAATATCGCCGGAAAAGCCGCCGGAATAATCACGCGGCGTATCGTGTCCAAACGCGAATATCCGTACACTCTGGCCAACTCCAGAAAAGCGCCGGGCACGGCGGCAATGCCGCTCATGGTGTTCAGCGCCATCGAGGGGAACGCGCCCAAAGCGATAAAAACATATTTCATGCCTTCGCCAATACCAAACCAGAGCATAAGCAAAGGCACCCAGGCAAACAAAGATATTTGGCGAAAAGCATTGAATGTCGGCATGATGATGCGTTTGGCCCGGGCGGAAAGCCCCATCGCCAGCCCTGTCAACAGCCCCAGCAGAGAACCCAGCGAAAAACCGACCGCCACGCGCACCAGACTGACCCGAATATTCAAAAGCAATTCGCCGGAAAGCAATAATTCCCAGAGCAGCGCCAGCAATTGGCTGGGCGGCGCCAAAAGCGACACTGGCACCCAGCCCAGACGGGTAATCAGCTCCCAGACAAGCGCCAGCACGGCCGGCACGATAAATCCGTCATATTTGCCGCTGTTCCTGGCGCTCACAGCCAGCCTCCTAAATCATTTCAATAAATGCTTCTACACGGTTTTCCGACTGCTCGGTCGCCTCGGTGCGCCCCAGCTCGCCGACTTCCACAAAAGTGGACGGCTTACCGGTCTTTTCTTTAACAATGTCCGAGATCATGCGGCCGACCGAAGTCTGATAATTGCAGCCCCAGTTGTACATGAAAAGCACGCCGTCCGCGCGGGATTTTTTGACCATTTCCGCAGTCCAGTCCGCGCGCTGTTCCGTTGGCAACTCGTAAGGAAAAGACAGGATCGCTTCCGCCAGATTGCGGTAAGGATCGCCGTCTTCTTTGACCAGTACGCTGTTGCAGCTAAAATTATCATCGCGTCCCACCAGCACCGCTCCGGCGCGCTCCACACTGGTGGCATTGGGCCCGACGCAGGAGCCGCAGACAAAGACACGCTTGGCCTTGTCCGCCACGCCCGTGCCTTTGATCCCGTGCTCAACACGGTAAGCCACTTCTTTTTTGGTTTCGGTCAGCACTTGAATAGTCGCTTCCGGATCGCCGACAAAATCATTGGCCAAAAACGGAATGCTGAAAAAGTCCGTGCTGTTGAGCGGCGGCTGTTCGGCTGACCACCACAGCTCGATGATCTCCTGCGCTAGCCGCCGCGCTTTGTTCTGGCGCTGGATCTCCCGTCGCAGCGTCTCGTCCGTCACTTCTTTTTTGGAGAGCTTAGCGATCTCCTTGACCAGCCCGCGCAGCTGCTCCGCCACATAATCGCTGGTGTAATGTTTGCCGGTTTGATTGATCGGAAAATCCACCAAATATTTTGGCCGCTGGTCTTCTTTGTAACGGTGCGTCTCCACCAGAAAAGACATATCCGAACAGCGCAGGCACAAATACGGCGCGATCAAATCCACCGGCACAATATTATTGGCGACCGCCGCGTGCGCCGCCACTTGATTGCAGGCCTCGATGCTGATTTTGCGCCGCCCTTTTTCCAGGATCTCTAAACCGGCCGCGTCCAGCTGGCGCAGATTTAAACCCTCTTGAACATCGCGCGCCCACTGCATCACATAACCCGGGCGCAGCGGTATGCCGCCGGCCGCGTAATACGGATCAAGCGTCTGGCCGCCCTGGATCATCACGATCGGCACGCCATTGTCATGCGCCTTGAACAGCCGGTCTTTCATCGTCAGCGTCAGATAGGCACGCTTAAGGCCGGCAAAAAAATGCACATCGTCGGACAATCGGCCGATACTGTTGGCGCTGGCGTCAAAAGCATGGGGAAAACGCCGCGGCGCTTCTACGGTCAAGAATTGCCAGATCTCCTCCGCGGAAACTTCCGAGCCGTCGCTGAATCTCAAGCCGCCGGTTTGTATAAAATCGGCTTTGATCGTTTCGGGATACTGAAAAACTTTTTCTTTAACTGCCATTTTAAATACCTCCTGCCACGTCATTGCG of Candidatus Margulisiibacteriota bacterium contains these proteins:
- a CDS encoding 2-hydroxyacyl-CoA dehydratase family protein; this encodes MAVKEKVFQYPETIKADFIQTGGLRFSDGSEVSAEEIWQFLTVEAPRRFPHAFDASANSIGRLSDDVHFFAGLKRAYLTLTMKDRLFKAHDNGVPIVMIQGGQTLDPYYAAGGIPLRPGYVMQWARDVQEGLNLRQLDAAGLEILEKGRRKISIEACNQVAAHAAVANNIVPVDLIAPYLCLRCSDMSFLVETHRYKEDQRPKYLVDFPINQTGKHYTSDYVAEQLRGLVKEIAKLSKKEVTDETLRREIQRQNKARRLAQEIIELWWSAEQPPLNSTDFFSIPFLANDFVGDPEATIQVLTETKKEVAYRVEHGIKGTGVADKAKRVFVCGSCVGPNATSVERAGAVLVGRDDNFSCNSVLVKEDGDPYRNLAEAILSFPYELPTEQRADWTAEMVKKSRADGVLFMYNWGCNYQTSVGRMISDIVKEKTGKPSTFVEVGELGRTEATEQSENRVEAFIEMI
- a CDS encoding ABC transporter permease, with the translated sequence MSARNSGKYDGFIVPAVLALVWELITRLGWVPVSLLAPPSQLLALLWELLLSGELLLNIRVSLVRVAVGFSLGSLLGLLTGLAMGLSARAKRIIMPTFNAFRQISLFAWVPLLMLWFGIGEGMKYVFIALGAFPSMALNTMSGIAAVPGAFLELARVYGYSRLDTIRRVIIPAAFPAIFTGLRLSLGIAWMMVVGAELLASDVGVGFMMTWGRQLFQMDVVMIGVIVIGVIGVLLNAGVSSLEKRLLRYKKV
- a CDS encoding ABC transporter ATP-binding protein, producing the protein MADQLEISGLNKQFIIEEKVLPVLENIDLSVKSGEFVSIIGSSGCGKTTLLRIILGLDTDYSGRCCLNGEPIRGPGPERGVVFQEHRLLPWLSVEDNVAFGLHKLAPAQRAPLIRQHLALVGLTGFEKAFPYQLSGGMAQRVAIARALVNRPELLLLDEPLGALDALTRIYMQEELEKIWRKEKISMLMITHDVEEAVYLGDRVVIMSSRPGIIKKIIPVELPRPRDRGSAEFARLKEALLEEFQLGAQRPAVEYTI
- a CDS encoding ABC transporter permease — its product is MSAGLKQTKSFWRDPHSYLLPGGILLLWLSVTEFKLVEPRLVPSIGSVLEALWELFRTGSRVDFSTNLGLAMALSVARVFRGFALGNILGFLFGLALGLSPKAERLFLPLFHALRQVPFVGWIPLIIIWCGTGEAGRITFITLGAFTPMALNTYAGIAGVPKQYLELGQVYRLGLWQSCCKIILPAALPSILTGVVLSFNMSWILLVAAEIMISTPVGLGALISDAREIFYMDVVFAGVFLIVVVTLSLNYLIELLQQKLLRRFKKEGTRGGC